One stretch of Candidatus Nitrosotenuis cloacae DNA includes these proteins:
- the rfbG gene encoding CDP-glucose 4,6-dehydratase has product MESLVMSSQFWNDKIVLLTGHTGFKGSWMSLWLQKLGATVIGFSKDIPTNPSLFEIAKVDSGMTSIFGDVCDYNILERTIQKFKPQIIIHMAAQAILRQSYKNPTETFATNVMGTVNVLEAVRNTKTVKTILNVTSDKCYESSNLSHSYVETDAMGGFDPYSSSKGCAELVTSAFRNSFFNVQEFNRHGVSVATARAGNVIGGGDWGVDRLIPDIVRSLIGKKQILIRYPNATRPWQYVLDVINGYTILIENLWRNGPEFAEAWNFGPTRNEIKPVDWLVTKMMDLFDEKIEISYDTATKPYESSYLSLNCSKASSRLKWSSKLNLDEALSWTAEWYRHYKNGLDMRKFSQEQINRFIQL; this is encoded by the coding sequence TTGGAAAGTTTGGTAATGAGTTCACAGTTTTGGAACGATAAAATAGTTCTACTTACCGGCCACACTGGCTTCAAGGGAAGCTGGATGTCACTTTGGCTTCAAAAATTAGGCGCTACAGTGATAGGTTTTTCTAAAGATATACCTACAAATCCCAGTCTTTTTGAAATTGCTAAAGTCGATAGTGGAATGACTTCAATTTTTGGAGATGTTTGTGACTACAATATACTTGAGAGGACAATTCAGAAATTCAAGCCGCAAATAATCATTCATATGGCGGCCCAAGCAATTCTTCGCCAGTCTTACAAGAACCCCACAGAAACATTTGCAACAAATGTGATGGGAACTGTAAATGTCTTAGAGGCTGTTCGAAATACTAAAACCGTAAAGACAATCCTGAATGTTACAAGCGATAAATGTTATGAGTCAAGTAACCTGTCACATAGTTATGTAGAGACAGATGCGATGGGAGGATTTGATCCGTATAGTAGCAGCAAAGGATGTGCGGAGCTGGTCACGTCAGCATTTAGAAATTCTTTTTTTAACGTACAGGAATTTAACAGACATGGTGTTTCTGTAGCGACAGCTCGAGCCGGAAATGTGATAGGTGGTGGAGATTGGGGAGTTGATAGACTAATACCAGATATCGTAAGAAGCTTGATTGGGAAAAAACAAATACTGATACGTTATCCTAACGCAACAAGACCTTGGCAATATGTGCTTGATGTAATTAATGGTTACACTATTCTAATAGAGAATCTTTGGCGAAATGGCCCAGAGTTTGCAGAGGCGTGGAATTTTGGTCCGACTCGTAACGAAATCAAGCCTGTAGACTGGTTAGTTACAAAAATGATGGATTTGTTTGATGAAAAAATTGAGATCAGTTATGATACGGCCACGAAACCATATGAATCATCATATCTTAGCTTGAACTGTTCAAAGGCAAGTTCTCGATTAAAATGGTCTTCCAAATTGAATCTCGATGAAGCATTGAGTTGGACGGCGGAGTGGTATAGACATTATAAAAATGGTCTAGATATGAGAAAATTTAGTCAAGAACAAATTAATCGGTTTATTCAGCTATAA
- the rfbF gene encoding glucose-1-phosphate cytidylyltransferase: MKAVILAGGYGTRISEETILRPKPMIEIGGMPILWHIMKMYSTYDINEFIICCGYKGYMIKEYFANYFLHKSDVTFDIKKNKMEVHEKFAEPWRVTLIDTGLDTMTGGRLKRVQKYVDESTFCFTYGDGLSDINFSKLIKFHRAKKKMSTVTAVQQPGRFGKLSIKNDHVVSFEEKPPGDGAWINGGFFVLESDVFDYIKNDSVVWEKDPMENLSRKNQLAAFKHDGFWYPIDTLREKNHLENLWNSRKAPWKVW; this comes from the coding sequence ATGAAAGCAGTGATACTAGCCGGAGGATATGGAACTAGGATTAGTGAAGAAACAATTCTCAGGCCAAAACCTATGATAGAGATTGGTGGTATGCCTATTCTATGGCACATAATGAAGATGTATTCTACGTACGACATAAATGAATTCATAATTTGCTGTGGCTACAAAGGATACATGATAAAGGAATATTTTGCGAATTATTTTCTTCATAAATCTGATGTGACTTTTGACATAAAGAAGAACAAGATGGAAGTACATGAAAAATTTGCAGAGCCGTGGAGAGTTACTTTAATTGATACTGGTCTTGACACTATGACAGGCGGCCGTCTCAAGCGAGTCCAGAAATATGTAGACGAAAGCACATTTTGTTTTACTTATGGAGACGGCCTAAGTGATATCAATTTTTCAAAGTTGATAAAATTTCATCGTGCCAAAAAGAAAATGTCTACTGTCACTGCAGTTCAACAGCCTGGAAGATTTGGCAAATTAAGTATCAAAAATGATCATGTCGTCAGTTTTGAGGAAAAACCTCCTGGTGATGGAGCTTGGATAAATGGCGGATTTTTTGTTCTCGAATCCGATGTTTTTGATTATATAAAGAATGACTCTGTTGTGTGGGAGAAAGATCCCATGGAAAACCTATCTAGAAAAAATCAATTGGCGGCCTTCAAACATGACGGATTTTGGTATCCCATTGACACCCTACGCGAGAAGAATCACTTGGAAAATTTGTGGAATTCCAGAAAGGCTCCTTGGAAAGTTTGGTAA